The DNA window AGAGTCTTCTGGTCGCCGATAACTTCCAGCTTCACCCAATCCGTGCCCACCGCCTCCCGGCCCAGACGCGCGTAGCGCACCGCCTCTTCGCAGTTATAGCAACCCGCCGTGTTGGGGAGAATATCGTAGCCCTCCTTAACCAGAGCGCCCAGGATGGACTCACCGGAGCGGTCCTGCAGGTCAACGCGGCGCACAGCTACGGTCACCATCTCCGTGCCCGAGGCGCGCAAGGCCTGCACCATGACCTCAGTGCTGGTCCACTTGCCCGTGCCCAGGAGGAGCCGGGACTCAAATGTCTTTCCTGCAATCACTAAGGGATCGCCCATAAAAAGCTCCGTGTCCGGAAACACGATAGGAAAAACATCGTGTCCCCGCAAATGATAGTCGGATCAAGATTTTACCAAACTGGGAGGAGGGATTCAACCGGGCCAACGTTGCGACTGCTTCGTGTTCGTAGTGCCAGGCACTGGTGCCAGGCACCGGTGTCAGGCACCAGTGCCTGGCACCGAATTGGACGGTAGCTTATCGGTCAGATGGCAGGCTGTGGGATGTCCGATCCGCTTTTGGGAAAGGGCGGGAACTTCTTCAGCACAAAGGGGTTCGGCAAACGGACATCGCGTACGGAACGCGCATCCGGAGGGCGGATTGATCGGGGACGGAATCTCCCCTTTGAGCGGAGTCTCGGTGACCTGAGTGGCGAGCAGGCCGCGGGTATAGGGATGCCCGGGCTTTTCAAACAGCTCTGCCGTGGCAGCCAGCTCCACAATGCGGCCCAAATACATCACAGCCACACGGTCGCTGATCCAGCGCACCACATTGAGATCATGGGCAATAAAGAGATAGCTGAGTTGCTCCTGATGTTTGAGGTCTGCTAAGAGATTCAGGATCTGGGCTTGGATCGACACATCCAGGGCACTGATCGGTTCATCGCAAATCACTAAGGCAGGATGGGTCACTAAGGCCCGCGCAATACCGGCGCGCTGCAACTGCCCACCGCTCAACTGGCGCGGAAAACGCCGTGCCAGTCGGGGGTCCAGGCCCACTCGGCGCAAAACCTCCTCGATCCGGCCCCCTTGTTCACATCGGGAGACCAGGTTCTGCACTCGCAAAGGCTCTGCCACGGAATCCCAAACACGCAGACGCGGATCCACCGAGGCACTGGGATCCTGAAACACCATCTGGACTTGGCGGCGTAACTGTGTCC is part of the Candidatus Omnitrophota bacterium genome and encodes:
- the thiG gene encoding thiazole synthase (functions in thiamine (vitamin B1) biosynthesis; in Bacillus subtilis this enzyme catalyzes the formation of thiazole from dehydroxyglycine and 1-deoxy-D-xylulose-5-phosphate and ThiS-thiocarboxylate), which translates into the protein MGDPLVIAGKTFESRLLLGTGKWTSTEVMVQALRASGTEMVTVAVRRVDLQDRSGESILGALVKEGYDILPNTAGCYNCEEAVRYARLGREAVGTDWVKLEVIGDQKTL
- a CDS encoding ATP-binding cassette domain-containing protein, which translates into the protein MSKPYLLEALGLSKHYSVERGWMRSVSGWVHAVSDVSLGIRPNEILGLVGESGSGKSTLGRLLACLEPPTAGSVAFKGKSLENFGPEDWTQLRRQVQMVFQDPSASVDPRLRVWDSVAEPLRVQNLVSRCEQGGRIEEVLRRVGLDPRLARRFPRQLSGGQLQRAGIARALVTHPALVICDEPISALDVSIQAQILNLLADLKHQEQLSYLFIAHDLNVVRWISDRVAVMYLGRIVELAATAELFEKPGHPYTRGLLATQVTETPLKGEIPSPINPPSGCAFRTRCPFAEPLCAEEVPALSQKRIGHPTACHLTDKLPSNSVPGTGA